The stretch of DNA AGCACGCTTTACCGGTGAAGGAAGAGAGCTTGATCGAGTTGTGAGCTAGCGCAGCAAATAGAATGCGTCAAAACCTGACCCAGCGCTTTCATGTCACCATGACTTTTCCTTGTGTCTGTTTCCCTCGCAATGACTCCAACACGTCTTGACGTGCCCGTGGCAAGCTGCGGCaattcgtcctcgtcatcgcggGGTCCAGTCACGATGAGGTGCTCATTGAAGCCGCTCAGATCGACTGCCGCATTTCCAATGTATATGTGTTCAGGCCCGACATATGAGCCGAGCTGTTATCGAGATGAATCTGGCATTGAGACTCGTCTCCCTGCCAATCTAGGAGAGGACATGCTTGATATACTCCAAATATGGCCAAATGAGGTTGTCCACCAGGCGGCGTCGACAGCGCACAGCATTCACGGCACTGTCCACGAATTCTTTCCCGAGCAATAATCGTCCAAGTTGGCCGCCCACATGTCCACGCGCTCCACGATCCAGCCAGAGTGGACTCCAGTTTGGGCTTGACCTAGTCGGAACTGCGTGCCAATTGCGCAGCGGCCTTCTGCATCGACAGCATACTGTATACAAGTGGAATCCCTTTCGCAATGCTCACGGCATTCATGGAATGTCATCTCTGTCAAGGTCGTTTCAGGAAAATTGTTCCAGTCTTGCTTTTCAGACTCCAGCTGTGGACGGACGTAAGTCTTGTAGAGGTCGCGGTGATGTAAAATCTGCTCCGAACTGTCTTTCCAGATGGAGCCCAGGTGATGCTTTTTGATCCAATCTTGTTCGAACTCAAAGAGGTGACGCTTTTCGTCGGGGTTCAAATGATGGTATGAGAGAGCTGGGAGGCACCAGAGTCTGCGGTCTTCACCTTTGTCTTCTGTCCAGTCCATTAAAGATGGGTTGCCGCCTACGATAATCAGTATTGGTGACAGACGAATACAGAAAGCACCCACCTTGGAACATCGGCCAGCTCCAGGTCAGATCGACGCCTGCGTCGTGTAGTGTCACACCTAGCACACAATCTCCGGCCCAGTGACCACCAGTGTAATCCCACAGATCTCGAGTATGCTGCCTGTAGCTCTCTGCGCCAATTTTCAGAGCGGCAGATGAAAGCACGAATGCACTACCGCCGTGGGCGAAGATGTCATCTCCGATCATGACCTCGCTGCCGAAATATGCTGGTTTGCTGGGGTCCATTGTCGAGAGCCATTGCAACATGTTGCTCCATACCACGTATGTATCGGGTTCTACGAAAACATACCAGTTCATGTTGGGGTACATTTCGTATGTGGCGTTGAGCATGGGGAGGAATTTCCATCTGCATAGCAAGTCAATAGAGTTCACAATATATTGCGTGGGTGAGCAGTGCTCACTTGTCAAGCCGCCATCCTGCATTATCATTCTTCCCAACGGGACCACTTTCCAAGCTGACTTTGCCAGAGAGTTCTTCAGTTGCGAGGTTCTCGCGACCCACTTGCAGGACATGCTGGTAATGTGAAAAGTCTTCATGAGTGGTCTTGATGTCTTCTGCAATATCTGCTAAGACATCGTGAATCTGATAGCCTTCAAATGTTTCGGCGTAGTCGGAAAAGATGGCCAGATGCTTGTAGCATTGAAATGTCGTGTTGAGATGCACTGGTAGTTTGTCTTTCACTTCGGTCGCACCAGTTCGCATGACCACGAGTACATCGTCGCCACCTGTTAATCCTTGGCAAGGAAGTTGATGAGGGCTGTCGACGGGGTCCGCCGGTTGTTGAGCGGCGGACACAGATCCTGTGGTATCATGGCTCACCAGGCCGTCGGCAGGCTCGTAGGCAAATGGCTGTGTTCCAGGTGAAGTCCGCCATGTCGGGCCATTGAGGTGCAGAGCGGCAAGCACAGTGACGAATACAGCAGCCGCGAAGACAATGGCTTTCGTGGCTCTCGGGAGCCGTGTCAGGAGCATCTTCCGAAGGGCACACGTGCCGAGCGCACTGCAGCGCCAAGGAGTGGCTTAAATGAGCTTGTGCGTCCGCGGAAAGCACGATGCTGCGATCaaggcggtggtgatgaagtTGCGCATTTGAGAGTCAGGCAGTGGATGTATGAACAAATGGAACAGACCAGAGTGCGGGTTGGGATGGAATACGAACAGGGGGTGCGCGTGCGTGCATGGTGGTCGAGGCAGTGGCCGGAGCTTGCAAAATAGGCGCGAGCGAAGCGAACCACTGCGTCGTATCCTGCCCACGCAATCACTTTTATCGTGGTGGGTCTTGCTGGTTTGAGATCGCACTTCTCCTCCATTTCTATGCTGTCTATAACATCTGCGAGTCTTTCCACATCTGGCGGATGACGGTGAAACTAAATACCCTGCCCAGATGAACGATCTATGCGACGTGATTGCGGCAATTGATGGCAAATCCTGAGACGTTTGCTTGTCTCAACATCTGCGGCGCCAGAGCCGCACCAACAAAATACAGCACACAACTGTTCTGTTGATCATTATTCAACTTCGTCACTCCATTCTATCTTTGCCTTTATCCCATATCTTTCAGGATTACCTTGCGGAACGTGAGACCTCCTTACACACCAAGACCCTACGAGATGCAGACTGATTCGTGGCATCTGCGCGGCTTCTACATCATTGAGCTGTCTTGAGCAACTTTGTAAAGAGACAGATTTAGCGCATTCTGACCAAAAAAGAAACATTCACTCAAAGCGGTGCAGCAGTCGTGCCTGGAATAGTGTTCTTTGCCACTTGCAACAGGTGAAAGAGAAGGGAATGTTGAACGAAGGAAGAGAGCTGACATTGTCCTGGTTGGTGAATTGAATGACTCTGCTCCCAAAGTGAGAGATATTGACTCTGCCGCCGCGCATCGAGGTTGTCATGCTTCTGTCTGAGAACTGCAAACTTTCTCGCAAGCCTTGCACATTACGAAGGCGTGAATAGCTGCTGTGAGGCAACTTGAATGTGCATACCTCAAGGCACAGACCCCATGAACTCACAGCTGTCGATCCGATCGTGACTGGGGTACCTTGGACAGAGTGCCGTGACATGTCGCATCATGCAGAACAAATGTTTGCGATCTGTCTCTGCTTCCAGGCTATCGCGCTGCAATTGGGCGGAGCAATCCAGACGCTAATGGGAGTGTCCTGTTCGGTCCGCTCGACTCCACGATGTCGGTACTTTTGCCGAGTCGTCGTCACATGTTACACATGCTTCATGCAGCCTGACTGTTCGCAGATCGAAATCATGCCGCGCAGTCAGCTTTCATCTGCTAACCGTTATCCTCCCCAGTCCCAGCACACACCAGTATGCTAGCTCTTTGGTCACTCTCTCTCTAGGCTTGGCCTTTTCCTCATGATGCAACGCTTCATGCCCGCTGGCATCTGCTTCCCACTCGGCTCGTATGTAAACTGGTATCTCCAGTatgtcctcgtcctccgccAGTTCACCTTCTTGGCCGTCATCAGAGGTGGAGACGATACTGGGACGTCGCTGTAGCCCGCCGGGAACAACTTCCAATATTACCGACGTTGTGTTTCGCGTACGTTCCCAGATTTTGCCTGCTTCGGGCTGGCGGTCGCCATCAGCTGCGCCTGTTAGGGATGCCATGGCTGCCTGTCTACCACCCTCACTAGTTGTAGAGTGAGACAATGCCTCGTCCCACATGTCTCCAGAAGGTCCAACGCTGAATGAAGGGCACAGGATTGTAACCTTGGATTGTATTCGACCCGGAGTTGTGGCAGGAGTCGCAAGCGAGATTTTCACTGTCTCGAAAATGGGATTGCGTACAGTCAGAACATACTGGAGCGTCTGATAGGGCTGTAGCCTAACCTCATCCACGGCTTCAGTGCGTATTCGAAAGGCTGGGTTCGGTGTCGGACCTGTAGATGACAGAGGTCTAGCCAGTAGTCGCGGGATATGCTGGGATGCAAGTAACCGAATCTTGTATCGCAGTCGATCCGGCTTCGTCTCGGGGCGGACGAGAAACTGTCGACATGTCCTGCATCGTTTCCCCCTTCGAACTCGGAGTTTTGTAGCAACGGGCCAGGTGTGCTCCATGAGTCGAGCATCGAAGTTGTAAGGTGACTGTAGGCGTTGGGACTGTGTTGAGGTGCTCTTGAGACCGAGCCGCCTCATCCTGTCAATCGCTTCGTCGTCTGCATTGTCGCTTTCCGCTGTGAAAGTAGAAATGCCCTCTGCATGGTTGCCAGCTTCTCGCATGGGTTGGGGCTTCTCTCGGCTTTTCTTGAGCGAATTGTGTGACAGTCCCCCATAGAGACTCATAATGCGAGCCAGATTCGCCGGAGAGCTGTACGGGCTGTTGGAATAGAGGTTCGCCTGGTCGCTTGATTCACTCAATTGGTCCTTGTAGAATCGAGTCAAGCTGGCAAATGCGGCATCGTGTTGCGGACCTGGCTGCTGATCGTGTTGCTCAGCGCTTTGAGCTATACGCGACTTCCACAGCCTGCTCAATTGTTCGGTGACTTTGGTCGGTTTACTGAAGCGCACACCAATATCAAGCGAGCTCCAGTGGCAGTACTGACAGAGCAGGAAATATGACTCgcttgccgccgccgccgcgtcCTCAGGCTTGAGATGCGGCTGGGCGGAGCGGTTCTTGGAGGCGTCAGCTACAGTGACGGCGAGGTTTGCGTGGCAGACGGGACAGTCGTAGCATTGTCGTGCGCACCTGTGGCAAGTGTCAACAGCAGCGCATGATCGCCGTGTCGCACATTACCTGTTGCCATCGGCCTTGACGCCGCTGCTGGGCACCTCGAACATGCAATTTGGGCAATACCAGCACATCATCTCCTCGCTGCAGCACCGCAGACAGCGCGGTGCATTGCATTCGTCGCAGTATAGTAGCTGCTCGAGTGGGTGCAGCGAGTAGGCGGCGCGTGGCGCGTGCGGGTTGAAAgtctcgtcgtcgccctcatcctccgccgccgtggCAGTGGGAGCGCCGACGAGGTCGCTGCACGGACAGGCATAGCGTGAGTATGGAAACGCCACGGTCATGATTGTGGTGTGCGGCGATGTTGGGTGCAGCGGAGTTGCTGGAGGGGGCGGCGTCGACAAAAGATTTGGGCCCGGCGCGTCTCCGCAATGTCGTCGCGCCCTCGCCTGGCTTGGTATCACAACAATCCACCCCCAAGCATGCAAAGCAGCAGCCGCCCCGCTCCCTCCGCCGGCTTCTGGCGCCCGGCAGTCGTCTTCTCGCTGGCCATCGCCGTGCGAgttgtgctgctgctctacGGCCGCTGGCAGGACGCGAATCGTGCCATCAAGTACACCGATATTGACTACCTGGTCTTCACCGACGCCGCCAGATACGTCGCTCGTGGCCGCTCACCCTATGACCGCGCGACCTATCGCTATACGCCTCTGTTagcatggctgctgctgcccaccACCTGGTCTGGCCTCTGGTTTGAATTTGGCAAAGCACTTTTTGCAGCCGGAGATGTCATCACGGGCTTCTTCACCTATCGCATCCTGCGGAGCCAGGGGCTGACCAGCACTCGCGCCCTCAAATTCGCTAGCATATGGCTGCTGAACCCAATGGTTGCCAACATCAGCACGCGAGGAAGCTCTGAAGGACTGCTAGCAGTGCTTGTTGTGGCCACTCTGTGGGCTGTATTGTGCAGACACATCGTGTTAGCAGGCGCTCTCTTGGGCTTTGCAGTTCACTTCAAGATCTACCCTTTCATCTATGCAGCAAGCATCTTCTGGTGGCTCGGCAGCGCCCCCTCCACACCAATTGGGAGCACGCTGCCTACTTCTTTATCCGAGCTTGTAGCTCTGATCAATCGAGATCGTGTCTATCTCGTAGGCTCCAGTTTCATCACTTTCATGGCCTCTAATATTGTCATGTTCTACATGTAAGCCTCCCTTGTTCCTCTGTGCATGATCTTGTCGCTGAGGATATTAGATATGGATATCCTTTCGTGGAGCACAGCTTCACCTACCACTTCACCAGAATCGACCACAGACATAACTTCTCAGTCTACAATACACTCTTGCATTTGAGCTCTTCGCAAGCCGCAGACTCTGGCTTCCACATCGAATCATTGGCTTTCGTGCCTCAACTAGTGCTCGCTGTGGTAGCGATtcctctgctgctggcaaaGGCAGATTTGCCGAGTACTATGCTTGCACAAACTTTTGCCTTCGTGACCTTCAATAAAGTGTGCACAAGTCAGGTAATTTTGAGATCAATTTTTTGCAAGACAGTGTAAGCTGATCTCAAACAGTACTTTCTATGGTACATGGTATTCTTGCCATTCTACcttccttcatcatcgctaCTACGCGAGCCGCGGACTGGGATCACGGCATTGCTGTTATGGGTGGCGGGTCAAGCCCTCTGGCTGCAGCAGGGCTTTCAGCTCGAATTCCTGGGCAACTCCACATTTGTTCCTGGTCTCTGGCTTGCTGGCATCCTCTTTTTCCTCGCCAATTGTTGGATACTGGGGATCATAGTAGAGGACGTGAAGCTCCAAGCGCATTCCAAAAATCGTCATGAAAAGACTGCATGAGCTTGTTCATGCTTCATCCTCCGATAGCCTTCACGCAGCCCATTGCAGCGCCAGCGGCGATTGCTCCGAGTACGAGCATCTGGAGCACAGTGTCAGTATGAAGACGCAAGAATGTTATCTGAGAGATGCCTACCTGAATAGCATTTTGTAAACAAACCCAGCGACTGCACTCTCCAAGAACCGAAGTCTTCAGCCAACCGAACACGAATAATGCAACTCCCACGACGATGACGCTGCACCTGAACGCCTCGCTGATGCGATCAAGGAACAGATACGGAAGCAGCGGCACCAGACCCCCAAGGAAATATCCAGCGGCGATTGTCAAACCTGCAGTATACGCTTTTGACGATGGAAAGTTGGCCTCAGCAAGCCCATGATGAAACGCCATCAAGAAATCCACCAATCTGCCCTCAGACTGCAAATCCTTCATGAGAGCATCCATCGAGTCGTGAGACAAGCTGTACTCGCGAAATGTCGATCGAGCCATATCACAAGCAGCTTGAGGATCGGTAGCCACAATGTTCCTGGTCTTCTGAAGTGTCGTCAAATACGCGTCGGCTTCACTTTTTGCACCCAGGTACCCGCCAAGACCCATGGAGATGGCCCCGGCAACGAGCTCTGCGAAACCGGCATAGATGACGAGATCGGTGGTGCCCAGGGCTGATAGACCGGCTGTTAATGCGAAGGGTACCTGCGGCGATTGTTAGTTACTTCGTTCGAAGTTCAGTTGAGGAAGTTGCTGACCGTCAAACCGTCTGAGAGACCAATCGTGGCATCGGAGACCACTCTGGGAGAAATGTGGAAAGCGAACAAGGATGATTGCGAGCTTTTCTCGTTCTGCTCATCATTGAGAGCGTCGAGGGTGGTATTGGTGTCGATGGAGTGTTGTCGAGGGCCGTGTTCTGCATCAAGCAAGCGTTGATATTCTCCGTCTTTCTTTGCGGGAAAGAGCACGTTCTTGAGACATGCGAGAACCATGCTGGCTGCGTTGACAACTGAAGCCGTCAGTGGTAATTTGTTGTCTTGTGAAAGGCGTTGTGGTAAAGCTGTGAGCAGTAACGAGGTAGTGCAGGGTACATAAAAGGTCCGCAGGTAATCAGCTAAATCCCGATTGGCCACAGCACATGCCTGTTCGTGAGCTTCTGCATGTGcgaagctagaagctagaaggTACGACCGTTGCTGATGGCTCGTGATATGCGCGTCTCGAACTTGCTCGATCTGTATTCCTTAACGGCAATGCCGATTGACATTGCGGGTGTCGTTGCACCGTGAGACATTATGGACTATGTACACTTTCTGAACACATGTTGGAAAAGCAAGACAAATCTCGACTATGGTATCTCTCGTTCCCCCATGACAAAAATGATGCTGCAGAGTGGTCCTATCTAGTAGCTGTGACATGATGACGAAGGCCGTGGGTATCCTGTCTGTAGTGGCGGATGGCTTGACCAGCGCCGTCGCTCCGCCATGCAGCAAATTGTACGTAAAAGCTGTTGCTGGGGAACAATAATTCGTTTCAATGAGCGCGGTGGTAACTGTCTCAAGGCTCTCGTTTACTGCCGAGACCAAGATTCAGCCAGCTCATATCTGTATTGGTCGGCCTAGACTCTGGCTGCGCTCCAGCTGTAGCTTGGGGATTTCGCTTTCGCGGAGGGCTGTCGAGGTAGTCTGCCCCTGGGAAGACTGTCACAGTGCTATCGCGTGCCTCTGCGGGTCGACTTGACAGGCCCGGCGCTCGCGGTGGGGGAAGGTCTGCGAGACCTGGATGCGCGCGTGATGTATCGTCCGCTGGAGCTCCTGGAAAGACTGTTACGGTACTATCACGGTCCTCAGCAGGCTTAGCGAACAGCGCGGGAGCCCTCGGCGAAGCCCACTCAGATGACGGACCAGCCGTGGAACTGAGCTTGACTTTGGTAGAAGGTTTGTAACTTGTCCCAGCGCCAGGAAAGAAGCCCGTCGATCGGCCACGGGAAGGCGCGCGAACGCTGTTGGTGTACACACTACTTGTAGCACGCCCGCGGTCGGCAACGTCTCCATTCATCGGCGTCCACGGCGTATGTGTCTCGTGGAAGTACTCGCTCGTAACGTTACTGCTAATGGTGGAGCGGTTGTCGTATGAATTGATACTCGTTGCTTGCGAGCTGCGCGGATCCACGATCTGCCCTTGCTGACCATCTGAGGCAACGCCAGCACTCCCCGTTCTCGCAAGGTCTTCCCGAGAATCCATAAACGCGGGCGATTTGGAAGCCACGTGAGAGAGGCGTTGACCGTCCATGGTCTTGGTGAAGTCAATGTCGAGAGGCGGCACGAGAGCGGAGGACGGTATCCTGGACGCCGTCGAAGGCCGCCCATCCATGGAATACTCTGAATCAACGTCGCGGCCAACTGAAGTGGGCTTGACGTATGCTGAAGGGATATGCGATAAGCCATTAGGTCCCTCTGGCGCGCTGGTCGCGAAGTATTTCGACCAGCCAGAGCTCCGCTTTCGTTCAATACGCGTATCCTTGTCGAGAGCAGTGCCATTAGCAACTGCCCCAGGAACAGCTAAAGTCGAGTTTGGCAGCGCCCTCTTCGTCCCAATATCCATCATTTCGTGATTTTCGGCGGCAACTTCATTGCCCTCCCTGTCCTTAACAAGTTGAGCAGTGCTCTCGAAACTCGCCTTCTGTGCATGGCCGTACGGATTGCCTTTGTTGCCAGCCCATTTGTTGGTAATAATCGCCAGAGAGCTGTGCGACCCGGCGTTGGCGCGCTCAAGATTCGTCCGGTCCGGAGGGGATAAATCATGCGTAGACATTCCAGCTTCCTTCATGAAGGAAGCGCCTCGATCCGCAAAGCTCAGGCGGTTGCCCATGCCATCTCCAGCCCCGTCGCGCTGCTTTTCGTGCAAATTGCCGCCATACTTGTTCTTTTGCTtcagcctcctccacctcaagAACAAGAGAATGAGAATAAAGAGAGCAGCGATACCGCAGAGAGTGCCCAGAGTAATGCCAAGAGTCTTCATCGTGCGATCGTGTGCTAATGTGCCGGCCGCACCACTGCCCGAAGAACTCTCTGTAGCTGTTGACTGGGTCGTTGATGTCGGCGTTGTGGTAGATGAAGTCGTAGAGGAGGGCCGGAGAATCTGTTGCTGCTTTGATTCGAAGAATCGATTCACGTCGATCCAAGAATTCTCTTCCTGGTTGTACATGACGATAGGCTCCTCATCGTTGCCTCCAGCCATGATAATCGTTCCATTTGGCCCCTGGGCTATTGAGCAATCGGTCCGGGTGGCAGTAGGAGCGTTTGTGTCGTTGTACGAAGGCCAATCGGATAAGCTCAGGTCCCTTTTCTGGTTTTGCGATTCTGAGTCTGATCCTGAAGACCGCGGTCGACCGACAAGCTGTCCGGTGCGAGCGGGCTGGCCATCGTCATTCAAGAGAACTAGTCCTTGGGCAGTATTGGGCGACGTGTGCACATTATACACTTGCAATACTTTGCTGCCATCGTCACCATCGATCAATGCGGCTCGAGAAGCAGGGTGAAGCGGTTCAGGAAGATCAGTCGGATGTTGTGTCCAGCCTCCATCAGGTCCAAACAGCCAGATCTGGTTGGACAAGGTCTGACCGCCGGCCATGACCGCATGACTGCTGTTCCAGGCCGTGAGAACTGGCTTGTTGGCAGGAGGGGCATTGGAAGTAAAGGAACGAATGTTGTACGGCGGCTGGGCGGAGATCAGGAAGGTCTGTGAGGATAGATCGGAGCCCGTGGTCTCTTGCAAGCCAGCGTATACGAGAATGGAGTCCGAGTCCTCGAGATAGGCGACACTATGGTTTACTCGGTTCTGCAGGTTGTTCACAACTGGAAACAGGCTTTCCCATGTCGCACTGCTGAATGAGTACTTCTGCAAGCCCATGTATTCATCGTCCTGGCTGCTGCCTCCGATCACGAACAGCGCAGCATCCCGACCTGCTGACTGTGCACAAGCCGGGCTTCGTACTGTCTCGGCGCGCTGTTCTTCGGTCCATGTTGCGTTCTCTTTAAGCGGAAGTGATTGGAGTCGGCCATCGTTGTTGAGCACATAAAGTGTGTTCTCGTAGATTCCCGAACAGTGGCCGCTCAGGGAGTGGTCCGGGAGCGGAACAGACATCCGGTCAGCACAGCGAGCGGAGTAGTGGTAGTGTGTGTGCGCGCAAGGCCGGCCTCAGCAGTGGGGACAAGGGCGAGGGGATCGTGATGCTGAGCATGTGCGCGCCAGGCGacgggtggtggtggtagtggtggtggtggaatcGAATCGCGCGGTCGTCGAGCAGAGAAGGAAGCGAGCGTGGGTGCGTGTGCGCAAGCGACAGTGgtagcagcaacagcaggtgGGCTGTGTGCGACAGACAGACAGGCGGGCCAGGGTGTTGAAACACGCCAGAGATCAGACAAACGAGTGGAAGGGCTCGGCGGCCAGAGGCAGGAGCGAGCGGCGGCCGTCCAGGGCGGAGCGAGGGCGACGAAGAGCACGCGATGCCGGCGCGGAGGAGCGGggcggagcagcagcaatggacaagaagaggaggagggaagagaggcggaggaggaggaggaggaggatgcgcGCGACAACGACACACACCAAC from Cercospora beticola chromosome 1, complete sequence encodes:
- the GPI14 gene encoding GPI mannosyltransferase 1 (BUSCO:EOG09261XAF~CAZy:GT50), whose product is MQSSSRPAPSAGFWRPAVVFSLAIAVRVVLLLYGRWQDANRAIKYTDIDYLVFTDAARYVARGRSPYDRATYRYTPLLAWLLLPTTWSGLWFEFGKALFAAGDVITGFFTYRILRSQGLTSTRALKFASIWLLNPMVANISTRGSSEGLLAVLVVATLWAVLCRHIVLAGALLGFAVHFKIYPFIYAASIFWWLGSAPSTPIGSTLPTSLSELVALINRDRVYLVGSSFITFMASNIVMFYIYGYPFVEHSFTYHFTRIDHRHNFSVYNTLLHLSSSQAADSGFHIESLAFVPQLVLAVVAIPLLLAKADLPSTMLAQTFAFVTFNKVCTSQYFLWYMVFLPFYLPSSSLLREPRTGITALLLWVAGQALWLQQGFQLEFLGNSTFVPGLWLAGILFFLANCWILGIIVEDVKLQAHSKNRHEKTA